A genomic stretch from Gardnerella leopoldii includes:
- a CDS encoding AbiTii domain-containing protein, whose protein sequence is MAERKMVNNMGSIVLELQNEIVSSNCDVVNILRKAHLIASKLKLNDFDQWIQHELNGYPDQESCPEYRKVRGSLKTFNPYRGWIPTSIQDNEYEKKICERKLVNSISEIISLCQSSGNVLTLDFSGEQLALFDKMADSLLPMDYALHIPTTAVKDIEEKVKNTILEWTLKLESEGIVGENMVFSKTEKESAVNMPQTVNNYYGNTSVINSPSDNVQIVSGSENTVTFSYDKVKDVVDAVEKSISESDLSKEDIETATELLADIKLKIEEEKKPHILKSALVGLKDFLINTGASVTAVLIQAQIQGLF, encoded by the coding sequence ATGGCAGAAAGAAAGATGGTGAATAACATGGGAAGTATTGTTTTAGAATTACAGAATGAAATTGTGTCATCAAATTGCGATGTTGTTAATATATTACGCAAAGCACATTTGATTGCATCAAAATTAAAGCTTAATGATTTTGATCAATGGATTCAACACGAATTAAATGGTTATCCTGACCAAGAATCTTGCCCTGAGTATAGAAAGGTTCGTGGAAGTTTAAAAACTTTCAATCCTTATCGCGGTTGGATTCCAACCTCAATACAGGATAATGAATACGAAAAAAAGATTTGTGAAAGAAAGTTAGTAAATTCAATTTCTGAAATCATTTCTTTATGTCAGTCCTCAGGAAATGTATTAACTTTAGATTTTTCAGGCGAACAACTTGCATTGTTTGATAAAATGGCTGATTCGCTACTTCCAATGGATTATGCATTACATATACCTACAACTGCAGTTAAAGACATTGAAGAAAAAGTCAAAAATACTATTTTAGAATGGACATTGAAATTAGAATCGGAAGGTATTGTAGGGGAAAATATGGTTTTCTCTAAGACTGAAAAAGAATCCGCAGTGAACATGCCACAAACCGTGAATAATTATTACGGAAATACAAGTGTGATCAATTCACCATCCGATAATGTACAGATAGTGTCTGGAAGTGAGAATACAGTTACATTTTCCTATGATAAAGTTAAGGATGTAGTTGATGCCGTTGAAAAAAGTATTAGTGAATCTGATTTATCAAAAGAGGATATAGAAACCGCAACAGAATTATTAGCTGACATCAAATTAAAAATTGAAGAAGAGAAGAAACCGCATATTTTAAAATCAGCATTGGTTGGACTAAAAGACTTTTTAATTAATACAGGTGCCAGCGTTACTGCAGTGTTAATACAAGCTCAAATACAAGGTTTGTTCTAA
- a CDS encoding IS3 family transposase, which yields MQITFSLHNFFAICYLSRSSWDSTEELRQAIHTYIDFYNNHRIKMGLKRQLWNIVLWLHKMSKNCPKPLLFSMSSNAEC from the coding sequence TTGCAAATAACGTTCTCATTGCATAACTTTTTCGCAATTTGTTATCTAAGTCGCAGTAGCTGGGATAGTACAGAAGAATTACGTCAAGCTATTCATACTTATATTGATTTTTACAACAATCACAGAATTAAAATGGGGCTTAAAAGACAATTATGGAACATCGTGCTATGGTTGCACAAAATGTCTAAAAATTGTCCTAAGCCCCTTTTGTTTTCAATGTCAAGTAATGCTGAATGTTAA
- a CDS encoding type II toxin-antitoxin system RelB/DinJ family antitoxin yields the protein MSKTANINIRIEPSVKQSAEDLFDSFGISVTDAINIFLRTSIMEGGFPFIIKQSQYNTESLAAMEEARRISRDPNVPSYSSMEDLKKALLQD from the coding sequence ATGTCTAAAACTGCAAACATCAACATACGTATTGAACCAAGTGTAAAACAAAGTGCTGAAGACTTATTTGACAGCTTCGGAATTTCCGTCACTGATGCTATCAATATTTTCTTACGAACTTCCATAATGGAAGGCGGTTTCCCATTCATAATTAAGCAGTCACAATATAACACTGAATCACTGGCTGCTATGGAAGAAGCTAGAAGAATTTCCAGAGACCCTAACGTACCATCGTATTCCTCTATGGAAGACCTTAAGAAAGCGTTGTTGCAAGACTGA